In Rathayibacter sp. VKM Ac-2762, one DNA window encodes the following:
- a CDS encoding LysR family transcriptional regulator, which yields MLDVRRLVLLREVAIRGTLAAAAEALAYSPSAVSQQLAVLEREAGVELLRKAGRRVQLTPQAEILVEAAGEVMALLERAEAALAASGESVTGRVRVAVFQSAALALMPGALRAVADRFPEVRVEMVQREPEGALHETSWAREFDLVVAEQYPGHSTSWLPGLVRSDLTTDAIRLAVSRDSAVVDLASARDSAWVMEPRGTASRHFAEQTCRVAGFEPDVRFETADLQAQIRLAASGHAVALMPDLVWAGEAPDCRLLELPGTPRRTIFTAQREAQLASPAVRVFRECLAEVAGRFA from the coding sequence GTGCTCGATGTCCGCCGCCTGGTCCTGCTCCGCGAGGTGGCCATCCGCGGCACTCTCGCCGCCGCGGCCGAGGCCCTCGCCTACAGTCCCTCCGCCGTCTCGCAGCAGCTCGCCGTGCTCGAGCGCGAGGCCGGCGTCGAGCTGCTGCGGAAGGCGGGCCGGCGCGTGCAGCTCACACCCCAGGCCGAGATCCTGGTCGAGGCGGCCGGAGAGGTGATGGCCCTGCTCGAGCGGGCGGAGGCGGCGCTCGCGGCCTCGGGGGAGTCGGTGACCGGGCGGGTGCGGGTCGCGGTGTTCCAGTCGGCCGCGCTCGCGCTCATGCCGGGTGCGCTCCGGGCCGTCGCCGACCGCTTCCCCGAGGTGCGCGTCGAGATGGTGCAGCGCGAGCCCGAGGGTGCGCTGCACGAGACGTCGTGGGCGCGGGAGTTCGACCTCGTCGTCGCCGAGCAGTACCCCGGCCACTCGACCTCCTGGCTGCCCGGACTGGTGCGCAGCGACCTGACGACCGACGCGATCCGCCTCGCCGTGAGCCGCGACTCCGCCGTCGTCGACCTCGCCTCGGCCCGCGACTCCGCCTGGGTGATGGAGCCGCGCGGCACCGCGAGCCGCCACTTCGCCGAGCAGACCTGCCGGGTCGCGGGCTTCGAGCCGGATGTCCGCTTCGAGACCGCCGACCTGCAGGCGCAGATCCGCCTCGCCGCCTCCGGCCACGCCGTCGCCCTGATGCCCGACCTGGTCTGGGCGGGCGAGGCGCCGGACTGCCGCCTCCTCGAGCTGCCCGGCACGCCCCGGCGCACGATCTTCACCGCCCAGCGCGAGGCGCAGTTGGCGTCGCCGGCCGTGCGGGTGTTCCGGGAGTGCCTGGCGGAGGTGGCGGGGCGGTTCGCGTGA
- a CDS encoding HNH endonuclease signature motif containing protein, with protein MTMISGSTAAEAVLSEVRARGDRAAALARSASPLLLAAAEELHAGHRAALEHPESFARGSAPHASSDLAERSIRAEFAVALGVSERVASRELDHARLLVEDLPTTRAALAGARLRWEAGQVVCAVAATLPPGSRAAFDTRAAELAARTTPTQLRRALARLREELHEQPLAERHRRAREDRAVWLTPEVDGMATLCALLPAPVAVGAYSRLDRIARILRDGAEGPAGAEPPAATDAGSCGAESSGTTGAEPTGITGACDVDAISGAGDERTLAQLRADALADLLCEADVIGTAPDPVGADRPVPTLVTGVRAEVRVTLSASTMSDADDASAELDGYGPIPADVARSLVPATVTRVLTEPRTGAVLSVGRTRRLPHRELRLLLQLRDVTCRFPGCTRSAASAEADHVVEWRNGGGTDPGNLASLCVAHHHVRHGDRWTYVLHPDGTADWTTPTGRRITTRPPGLEERLRPDPPATPRFEDRPPPF; from the coding sequence ATGACGATGATCAGCGGGTCGACAGCAGCGGAGGCGGTGCTCAGCGAGGTGCGTGCTCGCGGCGACCGAGCCGCTGCGCTGGCCCGTTCGGCGTCCCCGCTGCTCCTGGCCGCGGCCGAGGAGCTGCACGCCGGGCACCGGGCCGCACTCGAGCATCCGGAGTCGTTCGCCCGCGGCTCGGCGCCGCACGCGTCGAGCGACCTCGCCGAGCGGTCGATCCGCGCGGAGTTCGCGGTCGCCCTCGGAGTCTCCGAGCGGGTCGCCTCCCGCGAGCTCGACCACGCGCGCCTCCTCGTCGAGGACCTGCCGACCACCCGCGCCGCCCTCGCCGGGGCGCGCCTGCGGTGGGAGGCGGGCCAGGTCGTCTGCGCCGTCGCGGCCACCCTGCCTCCGGGCTCCCGCGCCGCGTTCGATACGCGGGCGGCCGAGCTCGCGGCCCGCACCACGCCGACCCAGCTGCGGCGCGCCCTGGCGCGGCTGCGGGAGGAGCTCCACGAGCAGCCCCTCGCCGAGCGACACCGACGTGCCCGCGAGGACCGCGCGGTCTGGCTGACCCCCGAGGTCGACGGCATGGCGACGCTCTGCGCCCTCCTCCCCGCCCCGGTCGCCGTGGGGGCGTACAGCCGCCTCGACCGGATCGCCCGGATCCTCCGCGACGGCGCCGAGGGGCCGGCGGGGGCGGAGCCGCCTGCCGCCACGGACGCGGGCTCCTGCGGGGCGGAGTCGAGCGGGACGACCGGGGCGGAGCCGACCGGAATCACCGGGGCGTGCGACGTCGACGCGATCTCCGGAGCGGGCGACGAGCGGACCCTCGCCCAGCTGCGAGCCGACGCTCTGGCCGACCTCCTCTGCGAGGCGGACGTCATCGGCACGGCGCCCGACCCGGTCGGTGCCGATCGGCCCGTTCCGACCCTCGTCACCGGCGTGCGCGCCGAGGTGCGGGTCACCCTGTCGGCGAGCACCATGTCCGACGCCGACGACGCCTCCGCCGAGCTCGACGGCTACGGCCCGATCCCGGCGGACGTCGCCCGGAGCCTCGTCCCCGCGACCGTCACCCGCGTGCTGACCGAGCCCCGGACGGGCGCCGTCCTCTCGGTCGGGCGCACACGCCGACTGCCTCACCGCGAGCTGCGGCTCCTCCTCCAGCTCCGCGACGTGACCTGCCGCTTCCCCGGCTGCACCCGCTCCGCCGCGAGCGCCGAGGCCGACCACGTCGTCGAGTGGCGCAACGGCGGCGGCACCGACCCCGGCAACCTCGCCAGCCTCTGCGTCGCCCACCACCACGTGCGGCACGGCGACCGCTGGACCTACGTCCTCCACCCCGACGGCACCGCCGACTGGACCACCCCCACTGGCCGCCGCATCACCACGCGCCCGCCGGGCCTCGAGGAACGGCTCCGTCCAGACCCACCCGCGACCCCGAGGTTCGAGGACCGGCCGCCGCCGTTCTGA
- a CDS encoding GMC family oxidoreductase, translated as MNTTGMRRFPLDETVDAVVIGTGAGGAPLLSVLAARGLRVVALEAGPHVDPLGHTADETAAVEINWMEERLSGGETPTAFGQNNSGRGVGGSTLHWGAFTPRPDPRDLRLRSDSGVGRDWPIEHAELTAYIEKVEATIGVAGPAEYPWDPSRRYLQGPLARNASADMMLRGCAAIGMRATDAPAAVLSGPRDDGRPSCVNCGQCHQGCRTGAKTSMDVTYLPEAVRAGAEIRADSFVHGIELDAAGRVCAVVYTSGGVEHRQRCSALFLCAGGVETPRLLLHTGIANSSGQVGRNFLVHGATQVWGTFENEMRGYRGYPSSVITEDTVRPADADFAGGYLIQSLGVMPLTYATTLARGAGLWGRDLMDALDGYRFAAGVGINAECLPADGNRLELTDELDEHGVPKARITFSAGANEEAIDRHAIRTMTAIVEAAGATSTRVMARTAHTLGTVRMGTDAGDAVIDADGRSFDVPNLWVCDNSVFPSALIANPALATMALSLRTADRFLAA; from the coding sequence ATGAACACGACCGGCATGCGCCGCTTCCCGCTCGACGAGACGGTCGACGCCGTCGTGATCGGCACCGGGGCCGGCGGAGCGCCCCTGCTCTCGGTGCTCGCCGCTCGCGGGCTGCGGGTCGTCGCCCTCGAGGCCGGGCCGCACGTCGATCCGCTCGGCCACACCGCCGACGAGACGGCGGCCGTCGAGATCAACTGGATGGAGGAGCGCCTCAGCGGAGGCGAGACCCCCACCGCCTTCGGGCAGAACAACAGCGGCCGCGGGGTCGGCGGCTCGACGCTGCACTGGGGCGCGTTCACGCCCCGCCCCGACCCGCGCGACCTGCGGCTCCGGAGCGACTCCGGCGTCGGCCGCGACTGGCCGATCGAGCACGCCGAGCTCACCGCGTACATCGAGAAGGTGGAGGCGACGATCGGAGTGGCGGGCCCGGCCGAGTACCCGTGGGACCCGTCGCGCCGCTACCTGCAGGGCCCGCTCGCGCGGAACGCCTCGGCCGACATGATGCTGCGCGGCTGCGCGGCGATCGGGATGCGCGCGACCGACGCGCCCGCCGCCGTGCTCAGCGGCCCGCGGGACGACGGCCGGCCCTCCTGCGTCAACTGCGGCCAGTGCCATCAGGGCTGCCGGACCGGCGCGAAGACGAGCATGGACGTGACCTACCTGCCGGAGGCGGTGCGGGCCGGTGCCGAGATCCGGGCCGACTCGTTCGTGCACGGGATCGAGCTGGACGCCGCGGGACGCGTGTGCGCCGTGGTCTACACGAGCGGCGGAGTGGAGCACCGGCAGCGCTGCTCCGCCCTGTTCCTCTGCGCGGGCGGCGTCGAGACGCCCCGGCTCCTCCTGCACACCGGCATCGCGAACAGCAGCGGCCAGGTGGGCCGCAACTTCCTGGTGCACGGGGCGACCCAGGTCTGGGGCACCTTCGAGAACGAGATGCGCGGCTACCGCGGCTACCCCTCCTCGGTGATCACCGAGGACACCGTCCGCCCGGCCGACGCGGACTTCGCGGGCGGCTACCTGATCCAGAGCCTCGGAGTGATGCCGCTGACCTACGCGACGACGCTCGCCCGCGGCGCGGGACTCTGGGGCCGCGATCTGATGGACGCGCTCGACGGCTACCGCTTCGCGGCTGGCGTCGGGATCAACGCGGAGTGCCTGCCCGCCGACGGCAACCGGCTGGAGCTGACCGACGAGCTGGACGAGCACGGGGTGCCGAAGGCGCGCATCACGTTCTCGGCGGGCGCCAACGAGGAGGCGATCGACCGGCACGCGATCCGGACGATGACCGCGATCGTGGAGGCGGCCGGCGCGACGAGCACGCGGGTGATGGCGCGCACGGCGCACACTCTCGGCACCGTGCGGATGGGCACCGACGCCGGTGACGCCGTGATCGACGCGGACGGCCGCAGCTTCGACGTGCCGAACCTCTGGGTGTGCGACAACTCGGTGTTCCCGAGCGCGCTGATCGCGAACCCGGCGCTCGCGACGATGGCGCTCTCGCTGCGGACGGCGGACCGCTTCCTGGCGGCGTAG